The Litoreibacter ponti genome includes a window with the following:
- a CDS encoding 2Fe-2S iron-sulfur cluster-binding protein → MGKLRSYRNRPVHLGPYPLERLARNERLDLTRVPELAQVSFRRPGDPLSIVNAMQDYQAMLDATREGLVKRERAEIPDDPVERARHLKAFGYYCDASMVGTCAIPGEAWLAEPMVNPDVDRLAEKLRTMQPKTLAAGIDVIMAGLRESMRAPPQACDHHTHALVFLYDMPRDPGPGEAGCDWIADAQDQRACLRGMETAVTLASYIRSLGHDARAHSMAASDVHLGKLAVAAGLLTPDGCNPFLGARYGLAVVTTTLELATDRPLAETAAPGREWTLGTGAQAKTKRNADPFASRAFRDGPHPFETLKRVDTPTTYIDAPNVARVPKRANLFARGLFGDMGKVVQEATKNGNYVRKSAAAFAFRPSLGAFVLLQDGEADEVHPSTDDPARNADNIKAALYWLGVDAVGLSACPDWTYYSHDAAGQPITPYHENAISMIIDQGHETMEGASGDDWIACAQSMRAYLRFSLLGGVLAQHLRNLGYTARVHSVMDDEVLHPPLLLLSGLGEVSRIGEVILNPFLGPRLKSGVVTTNMPMRHDKPIDFGLQSFCAACNKCARECPSGAITAGPKLMFNGYEIWKSDSQKCTTYRVAQKNGAMCGRCMKTCPWNLEGLFAEAPFRKLAMTVPKAAKALAALDDLVGNGEINPVKKWWWDLEMVDDGAYRPSEHPVNARALQKELDLRYEDQSLAVYPAPLAPPPYAYPYPMDREAGIAAYKAMIPAGEHRARRAQGLPPEHVYTADQQDSPVMGAVVSKVERMSEAVTKFEFSMPDGSDMPPVEAGAHIDVVVAPEFLRQYSLSGDPADRSKYQIAVLREDAGRGGSKLMHRIFEEGRRVHISKPINHFPLIEDASFSYLMGGGIGVTPMIAMAHRLHTIGAEFALHYSCSSRAGAGFLDDLARVPWADKVRLHMSDEGTRCDLAATLAHRDGAHVYTCGPEVYMQAVTDAAEANGFPEEARHLEFFSVPEQPDYVNHDFTLRLTRSGRDIAVSADEAPTDALLRAGVHVDVKCSDGLCGVCKCTVIAGEVEHRDFVLSNADRATAMILCQSRAAAKDGVVEIDL, encoded by the coding sequence ATGGGCAAGCTGCGCTCTTACCGCAATCGCCCGGTGCATCTGGGCCCCTACCCGCTGGAGCGGTTGGCGCGGAATGAGCGGCTTGATCTGACCCGCGTGCCGGAGCTGGCGCAGGTCAGCTTCCGCAGGCCGGGGGACCCATTGAGCATCGTGAATGCGATGCAGGATTATCAGGCCATGCTCGACGCCACCCGCGAAGGGCTGGTCAAGCGGGAGCGGGCCGAGATCCCGGATGATCCGGTCGAGCGGGCCCGGCATCTCAAGGCATTTGGCTATTATTGCGATGCCTCGATGGTCGGCACATGCGCGATCCCCGGCGAGGCGTGGCTGGCCGAGCCGATGGTGAACCCGGATGTGGACCGGCTGGCGGAGAAACTGCGCACGATGCAGCCCAAGACGCTGGCGGCGGGGATCGACGTGATCATGGCGGGCCTGCGCGAAAGCATGCGCGCGCCGCCACAGGCCTGTGATCACCATACTCATGCGCTGGTGTTCCTGTACGACATGCCCCGCGACCCCGGCCCCGGCGAGGCGGGATGCGACTGGATCGCGGATGCGCAGGATCAGCGGGCGTGCCTGCGGGGGATGGAGACGGCGGTGACGCTGGCCTCCTACATTCGCTCACTTGGCCATGACGCGCGAGCGCATTCGATGGCGGCGAGCGATGTACATCTGGGCAAGCTGGCGGTGGCGGCGGGGTTGCTGACGCCAGACGGGTGCAATCCCTTCCTTGGCGCGCGGTATGGGCTGGCGGTGGTCACGACTACGCTGGAGCTCGCGACCGACCGCCCACTGGCAGAGACCGCCGCACCGGGGCGCGAATGGACGCTGGGCACAGGCGCGCAGGCCAAGACAAAGCGCAACGCCGATCCCTTCGCCAGCCGCGCCTTCCGCGATGGCCCGCATCCGTTCGAAACGCTCAAGCGGGTCGACACGCCGACCACCTATATCGACGCGCCGAACGTGGCGCGGGTGCCGAAGCGTGCAAACCTGTTTGCGCGCGGGCTGTTCGGCGACATGGGCAAGGTGGTGCAGGAGGCCACAAAGAACGGCAATTATGTGCGTAAGTCCGCCGCCGCTTTTGCCTTCCGCCCCTCGCTGGGGGCCTTTGTGCTGCTGCAGGATGGCGAGGCGGATGAGGTGCATCCCTCAACCGACGATCCCGCGCGCAATGCCGACAACATCAAGGCCGCGCTCTATTGGCTGGGGGTCGACGCGGTGGGGCTAAGTGCCTGCCCAGACTGGACATATTACAGCCATGATGCCGCTGGTCAGCCGATCACACCTTACCACGAGAATGCCATTTCGATGATCATCGATCAGGGGCACGAGACGATGGAGGGCGCCTCGGGCGATGACTGGATTGCCTGCGCGCAATCGATGCGGGCCTATCTGCGCTTCTCCCTTCTGGGCGGGGTTCTGGCGCAGCATCTGCGCAATCTGGGCTACACCGCGCGGGTGCATTCGGTAATGGATGACGAGGTGCTGCATCCGCCGCTGCTGCTGCTGTCGGGCCTGGGCGAGGTGTCGCGCATTGGCGAGGTGATCCTGAACCCGTTTCTGGGGCCGCGGCTGAAATCGGGCGTGGTGACAACCAACATGCCGATGCGCCACGACAAGCCCATCGACTTCGGCCTGCAGAGCTTTTGCGCGGCGTGCAACAAATGCGCCCGCGAATGCCCCTCGGGTGCGATCACCGCCGGGCCGAAGCTGATGTTCAACGGCTACGAGATCTGGAAATCCGACAGCCAGAAATGCACCACCTACCGCGTTGCCCAGAAGAACGGCGCGATGTGCGGGCGATGCATGAAAACCTGCCCGTGGAACCTTGAAGGACTGTTTGCGGAAGCGCCCTTTCGCAAGCTGGCGATGACCGTGCCGAAAGCGGCCAAGGCCTTGGCGGCGCTCGATGATTTGGTTGGAAATGGCGAGATCAACCCGGTCAAAAAGTGGTGGTGGGATCTGGAGATGGTCGATGACGGGGCCTACCGCCCGTCCGAGCATCCGGTGAATGCGCGCGCGCTGCAAAAAGAACTGGACCTGCGCTACGAGGATCAGTCGCTGGCGGTCTACCCTGCCCCGCTTGCGCCGCCGCCCTATGCCTACCCCTACCCAATGGATCGCGAGGCCGGGATCGCGGCCTACAAGGCGATGATCCCGGCGGGCGAGCACCGCGCGCGACGGGCGCAAGGCCTTCCGCCCGAGCACGTCTACACCGCCGATCAGCAGGACAGCCCGGTAATGGGCGCGGTGGTCAGCAAGGTCGAACGGATGTCGGAGGCGGTGACCAAGTTCGAATTCTCCATGCCCGACGGGTCGGACATGCCGCCGGTCGAGGCGGGGGCGCATATCGACGTGGTCGTGGCGCCGGAATTCCTGCGGCAATACTCGCTGTCGGGCGACCCCGCGGATCGGTCGAAATACCAAATCGCGGTCCTGCGGGAGGACGCGGGCCGGGGCGGATCGAAGCTGATGCACCGGATTTTCGAGGAAGGGCGGCGGGTGCATATCTCCAAGCCGATCAACCACTTCCCGCTTATCGAGGATGCCTCGTTCAGCTACCTGATGGGCGGCGGCATCGGGGTCACGCCGATGATCGCGATGGCGCACCGGCTACATACAATCGGCGCGGAGTTCGCGCTACATTATTCCTGTTCGAGCCGCGCGGGCGCGGGTTTCCTAGACGACCTCGCCCGCGTGCCATGGGCGGATAAGGTGCGCCTGCACATGTCGGACGAGGGCACTCGCTGCGATCTGGCCGCGACGCTTGCGCACCGCGACGGCGCCCATGTCTACACCTGCGGGCCTGAGGTCTACATGCAGGCGGTGACGGACGCGGCGGAGGCGAACGGCTTCCCCGAAGAGGCGCGGCATCTGGAGTTCTTCTCGGTCCCCGAGCAGCCCGATTACGTCAACCACGACTTCACCCTGCGCCTGACGCGCTCTGGCCGCGATATCGCAGTGAGTGCGGACGAGGCCCCCACCGACGCACTGCTGCGCGCAGGGGTGCATGTGGATGTGAAATGCTCCGACGGGCTGTGCGGCGTGTGCAAATGTACGGTGATCGCGGGCGAGGTGGAGCATCGCGACTTCGTGCTGTCGAATGCGGATCGTGCCACGGCCATGATCCTGTGCCAATCGCGCGCCGCCGCGAAAGACGGCGTGGTGGAGATCGATCTGTGA
- a CDS encoding metal ABC transporter permease: MSLLDSFLTRAALAGLGVALAAAPLGCFVVWRRMAYFGDATAHASILGVALALGFDISVFTGALVVALAMATTVSTLTGRGYAMDTLLGVMAHSALAFGLVAVSFIDGVRIDLMAYLFGDILAVGRGELAVIWGGALLVLGLLAWRWQALLTATLSPDLAHASGIDPRREQLVLTLALAVVVAVAIKVVGVLLIAALLIIPAAAARPLSRTPERMVGAAIALACASALGGLWLAYQFDTPTGPTMVSLAACLFAATSLLSVQRG, from the coding sequence ATGAGCCTGCTCGACAGCTTCCTGACCCGCGCGGCACTTGCGGGCCTCGGCGTTGCACTTGCGGCGGCCCCGCTCGGCTGCTTCGTCGTGTGGCGGCGGATGGCGTATTTCGGCGATGCAACGGCCCATGCCTCGATCCTTGGGGTGGCGCTGGCGCTTGGCTTTGACATCTCGGTCTTCACCGGCGCGCTGGTGGTGGCACTGGCGATGGCCACGACCGTGTCTACCCTGACCGGACGGGGCTACGCGATGGACACTTTGCTGGGCGTGATGGCCCATTCCGCGCTGGCCTTCGGTCTTGTGGCGGTCAGCTTCATCGACGGGGTGCGCATTGACCTGATGGCCTACCTGTTTGGCGATATTCTTGCCGTGGGCCGCGGCGAATTGGCGGTGATCTGGGGCGGGGCGCTGCTGGTGCTGGGCCTGCTGGCGTGGCGCTGGCAGGCGCTGCTGACGGCCACGCTCAGCCCGGATCTGGCCCATGCCAGCGGCATCGACCCAAGGCGCGAACAACTCGTGCTGACCCTCGCCCTCGCCGTGGTGGTGGCGGTGGCGATCAAGGTCGTGGGCGTTCTGCTGATCGCCGCGTTGCTGATCATCCCCGCCGCCGCCGCGCGTCCCCTGTCCCGCACGCCAGAGCGGATGGTCGGCGCGGCGATCGCGCTCGCCTGCGCCTCGGCTCTGGGGGGGCTCTGGCTGGCCTACCAATTCGACACGCCGACCGGCCCCACGATGGTCAGCCTCGCAGCCTGCCTGTTCGCGGCGACCAGTCTTTTGTCGGTCCAAAGGGGCTAG